From a region of the Neisseria subflava genome:
- a CDS encoding CidA/LrgA family protein — protein MNIIRALLVVLGCLTLGEAAVWILGLKLPGSIVGMGLLFAALQAGWVKLSWVEELADILMANLTLFLVPPCVAVISYLDVIANDWFSILTATIASTVCVLLVTGKVHEWVRRLM, from the coding sequence ATGAATATTATTCGTGCCTTATTGGTGGTATTGGGTTGCCTGACTTTGGGCGAAGCGGCCGTTTGGATTTTGGGGTTGAAGCTGCCGGGCAGCATTGTCGGCATGGGTTTGCTGTTTGCCGCGCTTCAGGCCGGCTGGGTCAAATTGTCTTGGGTGGAAGAGCTGGCGGACATTTTGATGGCGAACCTGACTTTGTTTTTGGTGCCGCCTTGCGTGGCCGTCATCAGTTATTTGGATGTGATTGCAAACGACTGGTTTTCGATTTTGACGGCCACCATCGCCAGTACGGTGTGCGTGTTGTTGGTCACGGGCAAAGTGCATGAGTGGGTCAGGAGGCTGATGTGA